A genomic region of Streptosporangium lutulentum contains the following coding sequences:
- a CDS encoding LysR family transcriptional regulator, translating into MELRDIEIFLTLAEELHFGQTAERLHVSVARVSQAIKKQERAVGAELFERTSRQVRLTSVGRQLRDDLAPAYRQIQEAIARAAAAGHGLTGTLRVGFSAAWCGGLIVTAADLFQTRNPDCEVIIQEIPLHNRFGLLRARELDLQLTELPAHEPDITTGPVVFSEPRALVVAAGHPFAGRETVSLEDLADSPLITISGPPRYWMDFHLPSSTPSGKPIPQGPETVAWQEVLSLVAAGKGVCPTSARAADYYSRPDIAYVSFSDAPPMEYGLLWLTTAETVKLQAFVQTVLEVAGRPSPGLPAPAGPFEPAG; encoded by the coding sequence ATGGAATTACGGGACATCGAGATTTTCTTGACCCTGGCCGAAGAACTGCACTTCGGCCAGACCGCCGAACGACTCCACGTGTCGGTGGCGCGGGTCAGTCAAGCGATCAAGAAACAGGAACGCGCCGTCGGCGCCGAGCTGTTCGAGCGCACCAGCCGCCAGGTGAGGCTCACCTCGGTCGGACGGCAGCTCCGCGACGACCTGGCCCCCGCCTACCGGCAGATCCAGGAGGCGATCGCCAGAGCGGCCGCGGCCGGGCACGGCCTCACCGGTACGTTGCGGGTCGGCTTCTCCGCGGCGTGGTGCGGCGGTCTCATCGTCACAGCCGCCGACCTGTTCCAGACCCGCAACCCCGACTGCGAAGTCATCATCCAGGAGATACCGCTCCACAACCGCTTCGGACTCCTGCGAGCACGCGAACTCGACCTCCAGCTCACCGAGCTCCCGGCCCACGAGCCCGACATCACCACCGGTCCCGTCGTGTTCTCCGAACCACGCGCGCTCGTTGTCGCCGCCGGCCATCCGTTCGCCGGACGAGAGACGGTGTCACTGGAGGATCTCGCGGACTCCCCGCTGATCACGATCTCCGGTCCGCCCCGGTACTGGATGGACTTCCATCTCCCCTCGTCCACCCCGAGCGGAAAACCCATCCCGCAGGGTCCCGAGACCGTCGCCTGGCAGGAGGTCCTCTCGCTGGTCGCCGCCGGCAAGGGCGTCTGCCCCACCTCGGCCCGCGCCGCCGATTACTACTCCCGCCCGGACATCGCCTACGTCTCCTTCAGCGACGCGCCGCCCATGGAGTACGGGCTCCTCTGGCTGACCACCGCCGAGACCGTCAAGCTCCAGGCGTTCGTGCAGACCGTCCTTGAGGTCGCCGGCCGCCCGTCGCCCGGTCTCCCCGCTCCGGCCGGTCCCTTCGAGCCGGCGGGGTGA
- a CDS encoding serine hydrolase domain-containing protein produces the protein MLKNENRIDLDHWQTRLDRLRATHHVPGASLAVLVDGRIHELASGVLHRGTGVEVTTDSIFQSGSIAKVYTATLIMQLVDSGELDLDAPVTEVLPEFATADPAATEQITVRRLLSHTSGLTCDFNHDTGRGDDCLAKYVEAAKGVALDCRPGTGTSYSSVGYNVLGRVVEVVTGQVWDQALKDRLLVPLGLEHSMTLPEEALRFRVAMGHLGEPGADPDPAPAWDMMPRSAGPYGRVLTTAADVVRLARMHLAGGLAPDGTRVLSAGSVAAMQRREVDSPDKWTVSADGWGLGWSLYDWDGVAGYGHDGSSVSQHGYLRVVPHADVAVVLLANGGGTRELYDALFRELLAELAGVTMPEAFGPPAEPPAVDVTPYLGTYRREGVEITITQDEDGTAHLRYEFVDGMKDLSPPLEAVLIPVTDTVFAATGSAFGVDALPVVFATLADGTRCCYAAMRAAPKIA, from the coding sequence ATGCTGAAGAACGAGAACCGGATCGACCTGGACCACTGGCAGACGCGGCTGGACCGGCTGCGCGCCACCCACCACGTCCCAGGCGCGTCCCTGGCCGTTCTGGTGGACGGCCGGATCCACGAGTTGGCCAGCGGGGTGCTGCACCGGGGGACCGGGGTGGAGGTGACGACCGACTCGATCTTCCAGTCCGGGTCGATCGCCAAGGTCTACACCGCCACGCTGATCATGCAGCTGGTCGACTCCGGCGAACTGGATCTGGACGCGCCGGTGACCGAGGTGCTTCCGGAGTTCGCCACCGCCGACCCGGCGGCGACCGAGCAGATCACCGTCCGCCGGCTGCTCTCCCACACCAGCGGGCTGACCTGTGACTTCAATCACGACACCGGACGCGGCGACGACTGCCTGGCCAAATACGTCGAGGCCGCCAAGGGCGTCGCGCTGGACTGCCGGCCAGGGACGGGCACCTCCTACTCCAGCGTCGGGTACAACGTGCTGGGCCGCGTCGTCGAGGTGGTCACCGGCCAGGTCTGGGACCAGGCGCTGAAGGACCGGCTGCTGGTCCCGCTGGGGCTGGAGCACTCGATGACGCTGCCCGAGGAGGCGCTGCGGTTCCGGGTGGCGATGGGGCACCTGGGCGAGCCCGGAGCCGACCCAGACCCGGCCCCGGCCTGGGACATGATGCCGCGTTCGGCCGGCCCCTACGGCCGGGTCCTGACCACCGCCGCCGACGTCGTTCGGCTGGCCCGGATGCACCTGGCCGGCGGCCTCGCTCCGGACGGCACCCGCGTGCTGTCGGCCGGTTCGGTCGCGGCGATGCAGCGCCGCGAGGTCGACAGCCCCGACAAGTGGACCGTCAGCGCCGACGGCTGGGGGCTGGGCTGGAGCCTCTACGACTGGGACGGCGTCGCCGGCTACGGCCACGACGGGTCGTCGGTGAGCCAGCACGGCTACCTGCGCGTCGTGCCGCACGCGGACGTGGCCGTCGTGCTGCTCGCCAACGGCGGCGGGACCCGCGAACTGTACGATGCGCTGTTCCGGGAACTCCTCGCCGAACTGGCCGGTGTGACCATGCCCGAGGCCTTCGGCCCGCCCGCCGAGCCGCCCGCCGTGGACGTCACCCCCTACCTGGGCACCTACCGTCGCGAAGGCGTCGAGATCACCATCACCCAGGACGAGGACGGCACCGCGCACCTGCGGTACGAGTTCGTCGACGGGATGAAGGACCTGTCCCCGCCGCTGGAGGCCGTCCTGATCCCGGTCACCGACACCGTCTTCGCCGCGACCGGCTCGGCCTTCGGCGTGGACGCCCTGCCCGTGGTGTTCGCCACGCTCGCCGACGGCACCCGGTGCTGTTACGCCGCCATGCGCGCCGCACCCAAGATCGCATAG
- a CDS encoding alpha/beta fold hydrolase codes for MFDDFAFDHIDVGPVTLRVRHGGSGPAVVLLHGHPHTHATWHKVAPALAEHFTVVCPDLRGYGRSTVPADEPEHAQMSKRAMADDVVALMHALGHHEFAVVGHDRGSYVAFRLTMDHPESVRAFVNIGGPPIGEVLDRAGETFARLWWHWFFLGQTKNPAERVINQDPDAWYADRSDRVADEALEDYRAARRDPQTVHAMCEDYRAGLTVDRRDDAADKAAGKKIACPVLVVWGRHDDLPELYDGDPVAPWRTWATDVRGCEMDAGHSVQEDNPEALLDVLVPFLMSHRGDPFPHARPPDGERPERGERVGERRRV; via the coding sequence ATGTTCGACGACTTCGCTTTCGACCACATCGACGTCGGGCCGGTGACGCTGCGCGTGCGCCACGGCGGCTCAGGTCCGGCGGTGGTGCTCCTGCATGGCCATCCGCACACTCACGCGACCTGGCACAAGGTGGCTCCCGCGCTCGCCGAGCACTTCACCGTCGTCTGCCCCGACCTACGCGGCTACGGCCGCTCGACCGTTCCAGCGGATGAGCCGGAGCACGCACAGATGTCGAAGCGCGCGATGGCGGACGACGTCGTGGCTCTCATGCACGCTTTGGGCCATCACGAGTTCGCGGTCGTCGGGCACGATCGCGGGTCGTACGTCGCCTTCCGGTTGACGATGGACCATCCGGAGTCGGTGCGGGCTTTCGTGAACATCGGCGGCCCCCCGATCGGCGAGGTGCTCGATCGCGCCGGGGAGACCTTCGCGCGACTGTGGTGGCACTGGTTCTTCCTCGGGCAGACGAAGAACCCGGCGGAACGTGTGATCAATCAAGATCCGGACGCGTGGTACGCCGACAGGTCCGACCGCGTGGCGGACGAGGCGCTGGAGGACTACCGCGCCGCGCGACGCGACCCCCAGACCGTCCACGCCATGTGCGAGGACTACCGCGCGGGACTCACCGTGGATCGGCGCGACGACGCCGCCGACAAGGCCGCAGGAAAGAAGATCGCCTGTCCGGTGCTCGTGGTCTGGGGCAGGCACGACGACCTGCCGGAACTGTACGACGGCGACCCGGTCGCTCCCTGGCGGACCTGGGCGACCGATGTCAGGGGATGCGAGATGGACGCGGGACACAGCGTGCAGGAGGACAATCCCGAAGCGCTCCTGGACGTGCTCGTGCCTTTCCTGATGTCACACCGGGGAGATCCCTTTCCCCACGCCCGGCCGCCGGATGGCGAGCGTCCAGAGCGCGGGGAGCGGGTCGGGGAGCGCCGTCGCGTTTGA
- a CDS encoding ABC transporter substrate-binding protein — MTARRARPLLLLLVSALLMTGCGNTGATGATTERGPSAANPPVAGFPVTVVNCGVSTTYRRPPQRAVTLNQHATEVMLALGLEKSMVATAYLDDRILPEYETVYRAIKVLAKEYPSYESLLSVEPDFVYGGFNSAFDEKEGRGRAVLAEAGIDSHVNIEGCPTGPVTMVQVEEEIRTIGKIFGVADRAERQIAAMRGVLDRVKEKIGGIDPVKVFVYDSGDKTAFTAGGAGIGNEMIELAGGTNLFADLPKAFGDVSFEQVAERAPEVIVIYDYGDESAEDKKRFLLSNPALKDVPAIKNQRFAVLPLSSTVLGVRVPAGVESLARQLHADRFA, encoded by the coding sequence ATGACGGCCCGGCGCGCGCGCCCGCTCCTCCTGCTCCTCGTGTCGGCCCTGCTGATGACCGGCTGCGGGAACACCGGAGCCACCGGGGCCACCACAGAGCGCGGTCCCTCGGCCGCGAACCCGCCTGTCGCGGGCTTCCCCGTCACCGTGGTCAACTGCGGGGTGAGCACCACCTACCGGCGGCCGCCGCAGCGGGCGGTGACGCTCAACCAGCACGCCACCGAGGTCATGCTCGCCCTCGGGCTGGAGAAGTCGATGGTCGCGACGGCCTATCTCGACGACCGGATCCTGCCCGAGTACGAAACCGTCTACCGGGCGATCAAGGTGCTCGCCAAGGAGTACCCCTCCTACGAGTCGCTGCTGTCGGTCGAACCCGACTTCGTGTACGGCGGGTTCAACAGCGCCTTCGACGAGAAGGAGGGACGTGGCCGTGCCGTCCTGGCCGAGGCCGGAATCGACTCCCACGTCAACATCGAAGGCTGCCCGACCGGCCCGGTGACCATGGTCCAGGTCGAGGAGGAGATCCGGACGATCGGGAAGATCTTCGGCGTGGCCGATCGCGCCGAGCGGCAGATCGCCGCGATGCGCGGAGTGCTGGATCGCGTCAAGGAGAAGATCGGCGGAATCGACCCGGTCAAGGTGTTCGTCTACGACAGCGGCGACAAGACGGCCTTCACCGCGGGAGGCGCCGGCATCGGCAACGAGATGATCGAACTGGCGGGCGGGACGAACCTGTTCGCCGACCTTCCCAAGGCCTTCGGGGACGTCTCGTTCGAGCAGGTGGCCGAGCGGGCGCCCGAGGTGATCGTCATCTACGACTACGGCGACGAGTCCGCGGAGGACAAGAAGAGGTTCCTGCTCTCCAATCCCGCGCTCAAGGACGTGCCCGCGATCAAAAACCAGCGTTTCGCGGTGCTGCCGCTGTCGTCCACGGTGCTGGGCGTGCGGGTGCCCGCCGGCGTGGAATCGCTGGCCCGCCAGCTGCACGCGGACCGCTTCGCGTGA
- a CDS encoding FecCD family ABC transporter permease: MAESRPAATTTEAAAGRARVPYALVLTLLGIAVVVTATAGIAIGSVRLPFGEVWGILLHRIFPALVEPTWTPVRETIVMDVRVPRVLLCGVVGAGLSVCGMALQALVRNPLADPMLLGVSSGATVGAVLVMVLNVSLLGAFSLPLAAFGGALAALLLVYFLASAKGRMTTMRLVLSGVATGEVLSAVASYLIITSGDPRKAESALRWMLGGLAGTTWDLLWIPAGAVLAGTAVLLGVSRPLNLLLAGEEAAAALGLNVHRFRAALFVLIALMIGAIVAVSGSIGFVGLMMPHVVRLLVGADHRRALPAVALLGAAFLIAADLAARSVTAPEEIPIGILTALVGGPFFLWLMRRKAAR, from the coding sequence ATCGCCGAATCCCGGCCGGCGGCGACCACGACCGAGGCCGCCGCCGGTCGGGCACGCGTGCCGTACGCGCTGGTCTTGACGCTGCTCGGCATCGCCGTGGTGGTGACCGCCACGGCCGGGATCGCGATCGGCTCGGTCCGCCTGCCGTTCGGCGAGGTGTGGGGCATCCTGCTGCACCGGATCTTTCCCGCGCTGGTCGAGCCCACCTGGACGCCGGTCAGGGAGACGATCGTGATGGACGTCCGGGTTCCCCGGGTCCTGCTGTGCGGCGTCGTCGGCGCGGGCTTGTCGGTGTGCGGGATGGCCCTGCAAGCCCTGGTGCGCAACCCGCTGGCCGACCCGATGCTGCTCGGGGTGTCATCGGGGGCGACCGTCGGCGCCGTGCTCGTCATGGTGCTCAACGTCTCGCTGCTCGGCGCCTTCTCCCTGCCCCTGGCCGCCTTCGGCGGCGCTTTGGCGGCACTGCTGCTGGTCTACTTCCTGGCCAGTGCCAAAGGGCGGATGACCACCATGCGGCTGGTGCTGTCCGGGGTCGCCACGGGCGAGGTGCTCTCGGCCGTCGCCAGCTACCTCATCATCACCTCCGGCGACCCGCGCAAAGCCGAATCGGCGCTGCGCTGGATGCTGGGCGGCCTGGCCGGCACCACCTGGGACCTGCTGTGGATCCCCGCCGGGGCGGTCCTTGCCGGCACCGCGGTGCTGCTGGGTGTGTCCCGCCCGCTCAACCTGCTGCTGGCGGGGGAGGAGGCGGCCGCGGCCCTGGGCCTGAACGTTCACCGCTTCCGCGCCGCGCTGTTCGTGCTCATCGCCCTGATGATCGGCGCGATCGTCGCCGTCAGCGGCTCGATCGGGTTCGTGGGGCTGATGATGCCGCACGTGGTGCGTCTGCTGGTCGGCGCCGACCACCGGCGCGCACTGCCGGCGGTCGCCCTGCTGGGCGCGGCCTTCCTGATCGCCGCCGACCTCGCCGCGCGCAGCGTGACCGCCCCGGAGGAGATCCCGATCGGCATCCTGACCGCCCTGGTCGGGGGTCCCTTCTTTCTGTGGCTGATGCGGCGTAAGGCGGCCCGATGA
- a CDS encoding ABC transporter ATP-binding protein: MTPVGEPAALRVEGVSVVIAGRALVRDVSLHVVPGEVVALVGPNGAGKSTLLRTFYRALRPTSGRVLLDGEDVWGMTGKWLARRLAAVLQEAPGEFELTVYDVVAMGRTPYKRMFQGDDTGDRHIIMSALEDLDIAGLARAPFDRLSGGEKQRALIARALAQRTGTMVLDEPTNHLDLRHQLDTLQLVRRLGVTAVVALHDLNLAAAFCDRICVLDTGRLVAAGPPAQVLTASLLAEVYRVDAEVDRHPRTGVPQISVVPDSLADTRRRSEEDGVTSA; the protein is encoded by the coding sequence ATGACCCCGGTGGGCGAACCCGCGGCGCTGCGGGTCGAAGGGGTCAGCGTCGTCATCGCGGGCCGGGCCCTGGTGCGGGACGTCTCGCTGCACGTCGTCCCCGGCGAGGTCGTCGCGCTCGTCGGACCCAACGGGGCAGGCAAGTCCACCCTGCTGCGCACGTTCTACCGGGCGCTGCGCCCGACCTCGGGGCGGGTGCTGCTGGACGGTGAGGACGTCTGGGGCATGACCGGCAAGTGGCTGGCTCGGCGACTGGCCGCCGTCCTGCAGGAGGCACCCGGCGAGTTCGAGCTGACCGTGTACGACGTGGTGGCCATGGGCCGCACTCCCTACAAGCGGATGTTCCAAGGGGATGACACCGGCGACCGGCACATCATCATGAGCGCACTGGAGGATCTGGACATCGCCGGCCTCGCCCGGGCCCCGTTCGACAGGTTGTCCGGGGGAGAGAAGCAGCGCGCCCTGATCGCCCGCGCGCTGGCGCAGCGGACCGGGACGATGGTGCTGGACGAGCCGACCAACCACCTCGACCTGCGCCATCAGCTCGACACCCTTCAGCTGGTCCGGCGGCTCGGGGTGACCGCCGTCGTCGCGCTGCACGACCTCAACCTGGCGGCGGCGTTCTGCGACCGGATCTGCGTCCTGGACACCGGCCGTCTGGTCGCGGCGGGCCCGCCCGCCCAGGTGCTCACCGCCTCCCTGCTCGCCGAGGTCTACCGCGTGGACGCCGAGGTGGATCGTCACCCCCGTACCGGAGTCCCGCAGATCAGCGTGGTGCCGGACAGCCTGGCCGACACGCGCCGCCGTTCGGAGGAGGACGGGGTGACCTCGGCATGA
- a CDS encoding (2Fe-2S)-binding protein, whose amino-acid sequence MTRLRPVPPESVAAVLADIAGLGSFFSLDVGVDVGEAGGAWRPVTDAYVEGLPHLVAARAARYGTHELRIAASIVQLGHAARLWSVVLGCVTLHGVIPDLGDLRQRTDGPALRLPVPRGWQVPCDDTLTRVVYRLVMDDHLAPLSAGLRVKVAARLLHGNAASALAEAARAVLRARPDLRGTLTQLAAGLLGTGDLRGTGEFTGPDLGFRRRSCCLYYRVPGGEKCADCSLERNIT is encoded by the coding sequence ATGACCCGCCTGCGGCCCGTCCCGCCCGAGTCCGTCGCCGCGGTCCTGGCCGACATCGCCGGCTTGGGGTCGTTCTTCTCCCTCGACGTCGGAGTCGACGTCGGCGAGGCCGGTGGCGCGTGGCGGCCCGTCACGGACGCCTACGTGGAGGGACTCCCGCACCTGGTGGCCGCCCGCGCGGCCCGCTACGGCACGCACGAGCTGCGGATAGCCGCCTCCATCGTCCAACTCGGTCATGCCGCCCGGCTGTGGTCCGTCGTGCTGGGCTGCGTCACCCTGCACGGCGTCATCCCCGACCTCGGCGACCTCCGGCAACGGACGGACGGGCCCGCGCTGCGGTTGCCCGTGCCCCGTGGATGGCAGGTGCCCTGCGACGACACCCTGACGCGAGTCGTCTACCGCCTGGTCATGGACGATCACCTGGCGCCGCTGTCCGCCGGGCTGCGGGTCAAGGTCGCCGCGCGGCTCCTGCACGGCAACGCCGCGTCCGCCCTGGCCGAAGCGGCACGTGCCGTCCTGCGGGCCCGTCCCGACCTGCGCGGGACTCTCACCCAGCTCGCCGCAGGCCTGCTCGGCACCGGAGACCTACGCGGTACAGGTGAGTTCACCGGGCCGGATCTGGGATTTCGGCGGCGAAGCTGCTGCCTGTACTACCGCGTACCGGGCGGCGAGAAATGCGCGGACTGCTCACTGGAACGAAACATCACATGA
- a CDS encoding MFS transporter, which yields MRALKSARLGADFSKLWTASAVSNLGDGVTMAAGPLLVASLTSEPVLVAGAVFAQQLPWLIIALISGVYVDRLDRRRLVIAVNVLRGLALAVLAAAVATSTASVPLIYLVFFLLGVGETLADTAFSALVPVTVTPEQLIRANSRMAATGILGNQILAKPLGGWLFAVGAALPFAADALTFLVAAALTSAVRVPPARSTSGGGVREDIAAGIRWLWRHRLLRTLAVTMGVANVAFCAAFAVFALYAQQRLGLSEVGYGLLLTTFGVGGLVGSLLASRLRERFGSKTLLRGGLIVEIFTHAVLAFTTEPLVAAGILIVFGVHSVNWGIIAATRFQQAVPDELRGRVGSVYALIQVGGAAAGSLLGGLIAQAVTITTPFWAAAAAMTAVTVVAWRPLRAA from the coding sequence TTGCGTGCCCTCAAGTCCGCGCGGCTCGGCGCGGACTTCTCCAAGCTGTGGACCGCCTCGGCGGTGTCCAACCTCGGTGACGGCGTCACCATGGCAGCAGGACCGCTGCTCGTCGCCTCGCTCACCAGCGAGCCGGTGCTCGTCGCCGGAGCCGTCTTCGCCCAGCAACTGCCCTGGCTGATCATCGCCCTGATCAGCGGCGTCTACGTGGACCGGCTCGACCGCCGCCGCCTGGTCATCGCCGTCAACGTCCTGCGGGGGCTGGCCCTGGCCGTCCTGGCCGCCGCGGTCGCCACCTCGACCGCTTCCGTTCCGCTCATCTACCTCGTGTTCTTCCTGCTCGGCGTCGGTGAGACCCTCGCCGACACGGCCTTCTCCGCGCTGGTGCCCGTCACCGTCACACCTGAACAGCTGATCAGAGCCAACTCCCGGATGGCGGCCACCGGTATCCTGGGTAATCAAATCCTGGCCAAGCCTCTGGGCGGCTGGCTGTTCGCCGTCGGCGCGGCCCTGCCGTTCGCGGCCGACGCGTTGACCTTCCTCGTCGCGGCGGCACTGACCTCGGCCGTCCGAGTCCCTCCGGCCAGGTCGACAAGCGGCGGCGGTGTGCGCGAGGACATCGCCGCCGGGATCCGCTGGTTGTGGCGGCATCGGCTGCTGCGCACGCTCGCGGTGACCATGGGCGTGGCCAACGTGGCCTTCTGTGCCGCGTTCGCGGTCTTCGCGCTCTACGCACAGCAGAGGCTGGGGCTGAGCGAGGTCGGCTACGGCCTCCTGCTCACCACCTTCGGGGTCGGTGGGCTGGTGGGCAGCCTTCTCGCTTCGAGGCTGAGAGAAAGATTCGGGTCCAAGACGCTGCTCCGTGGCGGCCTGATCGTCGAGATCTTCACGCATGCCGTTCTCGCGTTCACAACCGAGCCGCTGGTCGCGGCTGGGATTCTGATCGTTTTCGGCGTCCACAGCGTGAACTGGGGGATCATCGCGGCCACCCGGTTCCAGCAGGCGGTGCCGGACGAACTTCGCGGCCGGGTCGGCAGCGTCTACGCACTCATCCAGGTGGGCGGCGCCGCAGCCGGCTCACTGCTCGGTGGCCTGATCGCCCAAGCCGTAACGATCACCACGCCGTTCTGGGCGGCCGCCGCCGCCATGACCGCCGTCACCGTGGTCGCCTGGCGACCGCTGCGCGCCGCCTGA